From Ostreibacterium oceani, one genomic window encodes:
- the alaS gene encoding alanine--tRNA ligase: MRSQQIRQTFLDFFANKGHTIVPSASLVPGNDKTLLFTNAGMVPFKDVFLGQDQRSYSRATTAQRCVRAGGKHNDLENVGYTARHHTFFEMLGNFSFGDYFKEDAIRFAWELVTETFGLPPEKLWITVFEDDDEAFAIWAKQIGVPENRISRIGAKDNFWQMGDTGPCGPCSEIFYDHGEHIWGGPPGTPEEDGDRFIEIWNLVFMQYDRQADGELLPLPKPSVDTGMGLERIAAILQGVHANYEIDLFVNLIDAAGKATHTSDLSHNSLKVIADHIRSVVFLLVDGVVPSNEGRGYVLRRIMRRAIRHGYKLGQKQPFFYRLVEALVAEMGVAYPEIAENQIRIEEQIRREEERFGRTISEGMDILENDLATLTGDTISGETLFKLYDTYGFPVDLTADIARERNLQVDMAGYEAAMARQVAQSQASGGFKGEQSFKTTVKTEFTGYEQTQATATVSEIFIDFQSVSSVHKGDAVVILDSTPFYGESGGQIGDMGEIRTDDAVFVVTDTQKQGDAFLHYGYMEKGTLNHGDKVTVSVDSARREAIMRNHSATHLLHSALRRVLGQTVEQKGSLVTDERLRFDFSYDQPISAADLQAIEELANADVLANYPVSAEQMSQDAALDKGAMALFGEKYGDVVRVLTMGPHSIELCGGTHVSATGNIGQIVVTAQSGVAAGIRRIEAVTGWQAIHHHRQKQALLQSMLTELKATPDSALSKITQLVAEKKQLQQQIKQLKQQALTSQSTEAVFETRQVNGFNVITALIEGYDVAELRALADQLRDKHALDLVVLATKDEDKAKLVVSVAKAAIDRLHAGQIVGEIAKHIDGKGGGRPDFAQAGGSRPEQLQKALAAVDTLLQAR, from the coding sequence ATGCGCAGTCAACAGATTAGGCAGACGTTTTTAGATTTTTTTGCAAACAAAGGACACACCATCGTGCCGAGTGCATCTTTGGTGCCAGGCAATGACAAGACATTGCTGTTTACCAACGCGGGGATGGTGCCGTTCAAAGACGTGTTTTTGGGGCAAGACCAGCGTAGCTACAGCCGCGCGACCACCGCTCAGCGCTGCGTACGCGCAGGTGGTAAACACAATGACCTAGAAAATGTCGGTTATACCGCACGCCATCATACGTTTTTTGAGATGCTGGGTAATTTTTCGTTTGGCGATTATTTTAAAGAAGACGCGATTCGATTTGCGTGGGAACTCGTCACCGAAACCTTTGGATTGCCCCCAGAAAAACTCTGGATAACGGTGTTTGAAGACGATGACGAGGCGTTTGCTATCTGGGCGAAGCAAATCGGCGTACCAGAGAATCGTATCTCACGCATCGGCGCAAAGGATAACTTTTGGCAAATGGGTGATACAGGGCCGTGTGGGCCGTGTTCTGAGATTTTTTATGACCACGGTGAGCATATTTGGGGTGGGCCACCAGGCACCCCCGAAGAAGACGGTGATCGATTTATCGAAATTTGGAATCTGGTGTTTATGCAGTACGACCGCCAAGCGGACGGCGAGTTATTGCCGCTGCCTAAGCCATCGGTTGATACGGGCATGGGGCTAGAGCGGATTGCCGCGATTTTACAGGGCGTGCATGCTAATTACGAAATTGATTTGTTTGTAAACCTCATCGATGCAGCAGGTAAAGCAACGCATACGTCCGATTTGTCTCATAATTCGCTCAAGGTCATCGCTGACCATATTCGCTCGGTGGTGTTTTTGTTGGTCGATGGGGTCGTGCCGTCTAATGAGGGTCGTGGCTATGTATTACGTCGTATTATGCGCCGTGCGATTCGTCATGGCTATAAATTGGGGCAAAAACAACCGTTTTTCTATCGGTTGGTTGAGGCGCTAGTCGCAGAAATGGGGGTTGCTTACCCAGAAATTGCTGAAAATCAAATTCGCATCGAAGAACAAATCCGCCGCGAAGAAGAACGCTTCGGGCGCACGATAAGTGAAGGGATGGATATCCTCGAAAACGATTTGGCGACCCTGACGGGCGATACGATTTCGGGTGAGACCCTGTTTAAACTATACGATACTTATGGTTTTCCCGTTGATTTGACCGCAGACATTGCGCGTGAGCGCAATTTGCAAGTCGATATGGCAGGCTACGAAGCCGCGATGGCGAGACAAGTGGCACAATCCCAAGCCAGCGGTGGGTTTAAGGGCGAGCAGTCATTCAAAACCACCGTCAAAACCGAATTTACAGGATATGAGCAGACACAGGCAACAGCCACGGTGTCAGAGATATTCATTGATTTTCAATCCGTATCCTCGGTGCACAAGGGCGATGCCGTGGTGATTTTGGATAGCACCCCTTTTTATGGCGAATCAGGCGGGCAAATCGGTGATATGGGTGAAATTCGCACGGATGATGCCGTATTTGTGGTGACGGATACGCAAAAACAAGGCGACGCGTTTTTGCATTATGGTTATATGGAAAAAGGCACACTCAACCACGGCGACAAGGTCACTGTGAGTGTTGATTCGGCGCGGCGAGAAGCCATTATGCGCAACCACTCGGCGACGCATTTGCTGCATTCGGCGCTGCGTCGTGTACTGGGACAAACGGTCGAGCAAAAGGGCTCGTTGGTCACCGATGAGCGTCTGCGATTTGACTTTTCCTACGACCAGCCGATTAGTGCGGCTGATTTACAAGCCATCGAGGAGTTGGCCAATGCCGATGTGTTGGCGAATTATCCAGTAAGTGCTGAACAGATGTCACAAGACGCTGCTTTAGATAAAGGCGCAATGGCATTGTTTGGCGAAAAATACGGCGATGTGGTCCGTGTGCTGACGATGGGGCCGCATTCGATTGAGTTATGCGGTGGCACGCACGTCAGTGCTACGGGAAATATTGGGCAAATCGTGGTCACGGCACAGTCGGGCGTTGCCGCTGGTATCCGCCGTATCGAAGCCGTCACAGGTTGGCAAGCGATTCACCACCATCGACAAAAACAGGCGCTGTTGCAATCCATGCTAACCGAGCTCAAAGCGACACCCGATAGTGCATTGAGCAAAATCACACAATTGGTCGCTGAGAAAAAACAACTGCAACAGCAAATCAAACAGCTCAAGCAGCAGGCGCTGACGAGTCAATCGACCGAAGCGGTATTTGAAACACGCCAAGTTAACGGATTTAACGTCATCACGGCATTAATCGAAGGCTATGATGTTGCCGAGCTTAGAGCGCTGGCTGATCAATTGCGCGATAAACATGCCCTTGATTTGGTTGTACTAGCGACCAAAGACGAAGACAAAGCCAAGCTCGTGGTTAGTGTTGCCAAAGCAGCCATTGACAGATTACACGCTGGGCAGATTGTCGGCGAAATTGCCAAACACATTGACGGCAAAGGCGGTGGCAGACCTGATTTTGCCCAAGCGGGCGGCTCACGACCTGAGCAATTACAAAAAGCACTAGCAGCGGTCGATACGTTGCTACAGGCACGATGA
- a CDS encoding prepilin-type N-terminal cleavage/methylation domain-containing protein → MSKQATNLNKASVRGFTLIEVAIVIAIIGILTAIAIPSYENYMRKVTLKKMTAKMQEVALALEKNYAICNRYNINCTTRAGFLPNDWNIPLNADGSGGYPGDGRAWGYGMQVNLARHQFIIIATPNARQGRHPCQIISLDSDGFQYAAVTSPGNALPPNYAAPNLNDSYHCWN, encoded by the coding sequence ATGAGTAAACAAGCAACAAACCTAAACAAAGCCTCCGTGCGAGGCTTTACCCTAATTGAGGTCGCGATTGTCATCGCGATTATCGGGATACTGACGGCAATCGCAATCCCCAGCTATGAAAACTACATGCGCAAAGTCACCCTGAAAAAGATGACCGCCAAAATGCAAGAGGTCGCCTTGGCACTGGAGAAAAACTACGCGATTTGTAATCGATATAATATTAACTGTACAACCCGTGCCGGTTTTTTACCAAATGATTGGAATATTCCTTTGAACGCAGACGGGAGTGGTGGTTATCCAGGCGACGGACGCGCGTGGGGCTATGGTATGCAAGTCAACTTAGCGCGGCATCAATTTATCATTATAGCAACACCAAACGCCAGACAAGGCAGGCACCCATGCCAGATTATATCGCTGGACAGCGATGGCTTTCAGTATGCGGCGGTGACAAGCCCTGGTAATGCGCTCCCTCCCAACTATGCTGCTCCAAATCTAAACGATAGCTATCATTGCTGGAACTAA
- a CDS encoding PilC/PilY family type IV pilus protein — protein sequence MNKLAKQAGLFLGLSASWALAIEVPDWPLELEDQPGERLVLLHVSKEHAMYESAFNNVSLTQTGTDWEYPKVEGQFNPRNEYRGYFNPYICYQYDSANDGFVIQGLVETPLTTQESINAGDTLINGDADINNNDNPEDDIELVGYYHCNAGSDENSPAYNPDGLWSGNYLNYITMSRMDLVRFQLYGGKKPDDGFTMTSLPSSDATVDPGPKSPLALERAQIPPDSHGWTIGYNLNSSRFVVGDASGEINADPDNNPESVCYPENPTEAYDINLNPVPSYQECDPENPDNGGPFTKKVDDDGVPIESDNLNLAWDFSDYDPITQEEYEALFLKLSNTWRLSHLTPFKDPDGTNHTLFANATVRAFDNAQTSASSLTVDLPDDRKPTLRVLANTSHNTWQWGSVPAPMHEARCWVANAAAAAGSGYSVGACDAGDGFFDFRVRLEVDCEREKELVVGLVGAIESDINDIIDAVQDAEEQLLKAEDKLEHYEGVKEELCGSDGNIDTEEVGTTLQALQNLKKDLLEQIADRVYQDLDATKGIPGIQEYLMRDNLVNVDKIIKTNIDVGNEGAPFANTIEAATTPGGFAQTVFAELDAYKDALDSLGVTNFEFPVGTTISLSSVLDTTEFDTRKEKLITELEAYRLLVNALAEPMTTANITALRNAQQNLIDAQTELQNWLKSEYDKLAAVTLEDTQAYQDLQDAESDLADAETALTDAETALTDAGDALGAAETALTAADTALGTAETALADADTALGTAETTLTDAGDALGAAETALTAADTALGTAETALADADTALGTAETALTDAGTALGTAETTLTDAGTALGTAETALTAADTALGTAETALTDAQTALNNLPASATPAETAAAQQAVNDAQAARDNAETARDNAQTARDNAQTARDNAETARDNAQTARDNAQTARDNAQTARDNAQTARDNAQTARDNAQTARDNAQTARDNAQTARDNAQTARDNAQTARDNAQTARDNAQTARDNAQTARDNAQTARDNAQTARDNAQTARDNAQGDLNAAPLPTIDGVAIGDYWTDATKAPQQMITAGNQIGTIPAPVVPGYTFTPSSHTTGNYVECTYNEGDRDLPEVTVQGPQDGTVDPGECTPGNSTEATTTAATGAPDSITAYTDPDEPADKRKEAVNWIKQLIDLQAMIDAQQITYTEQALACTEATDEVTDIEDLIDGTNEGGDNSGNDNLQNDFDSAGDQLDLGNERFRNTARRDIRFTRACAGNNVTGLIDRSGFLWGLMTTSYSNPDQGGVLRVEIGGDRGKIIDTINNLRVASEAGRNRDNSSVDSIAYNQSCITPGSAPLTNWENRGNCHNIADPNAEYLLEGLRYFSGEEDFRDKAGQAGVTDPGEDTRATPTNDFYNNGNGSNTVDTEYYVDFMGISVELPVAEEERNGQRWWTSDPIEEYGACSESMQLVYNVAGSSFDNDDIFNIDIPDPQDPYTTWNLVKSGDFGKTAVAQIEKSNVLIGASGADYVSFKFKNKDMHGQYRKGISSGGSYYVADITKHFDGLSGDVHNVYEDEEDGVRGEPSADCQGSAGQNNDGCSENLVDPLADIQGVRLMAVEAQHTLPRIRIPKKPLEEMDLSQADGEVIDEEGNTENAKNSSEYRKNSLFKEALADEYIEFIPVAQTQFGGDTYNPTNRIAAFEMVYEYNTREGFTNDGEPLIIDDQFYNKFTDEGRLDYDFEDTIGNPTIPRLVYDNLRLLAPSNMDESINEGRPAMQFIVTYNEQEAGSNFEGNFVVKYTIRVNADEKLDVIVEPLAASTSNNVKAGYIMAHADTESLQLVVDSSTMTTASTDPTPDDETDVVDSGYAFLTTDTEAFLRSPLWHAVEAGQPNRKQNYYVLHNITHEGLDYMLDNMNVNTVAPSSNFSCENGRRYLQSSTAPTSAVTGEFTYSFTAWFDFCGWAGDLRVYRIDEYGFMRGVRNGNVYTDEPFWSAGELLNKYYGASSHGARNVQFLSQPEDAEGSIIRGPAAFSAGNVLSSPLMKNKLLTDRIQSAVLGGDDSYVSSLANWLRGDDSNETDKGGAFRPRKALSGSNYSDAENNILGDIYGSSLVYVGAPTDLARNSQQPGYKNFYDGNKNRRKMVYVGANDGMVHAFDALTGEEIYALVLNSTANKISRIATPGYDCNNQRRRRFDLFEYSDADCHKFLVDGKQVAADVQINNEWKTVLVGTTGRGGRGLYAIDITNPGEIGDSPSSPNGITAMWEIEGGIPGTDYENLYYTFPEPTITQLSDGTWVVVMANGYDDAQGTGDSTSVQDGEEGSVASLFLINIEDGSLVDEIILDPGRAITDRPQGLRSAITAGEANGLSTPLVLDYFVGSSNDIGSDGKADTIYAGDLYGNLYRIDVRLPTSLNHSTVFTTMEDDSKVRQAITSKPLAKRFNYAPESGDLQNGVLIFVGTGKFLERSDDLSGVTNSFYAIFDDPASISSDTLTRANLLERKLSKDTCQDSSRPTKDPLCTPDNPKTTQIDGEEVFVFADEREKTDWRGTNKSGWYINLFERGERIINNGFFVGDQVSFYAITPSFSICVAGGKSYAYVFEWETGLTPNDDTTFVTSTDNAVNEDGNTGAVRKWIANTIITNYSIVRTNNVVQFFGSSAGKDLKDVVSKVDPEEVNTQLGSVCTINSKGECVLTDVEDAYEIGQTPGGGGTLGDPRVGGGLACDAGSVCHMLKNPAAGQANWIRVYRP from the coding sequence ATGAACAAATTAGCAAAACAAGCGGGACTATTTTTAGGGCTTAGCGCCTCGTGGGCACTGGCGATTGAGGTGCCAGACTGGCCATTAGAGCTAGAAGATCAGCCGGGTGAACGACTGGTTTTGCTGCATGTATCCAAAGAGCACGCGATGTATGAAAGTGCGTTTAACAACGTATCATTGACACAAACGGGTACAGACTGGGAATACCCCAAGGTTGAAGGACAGTTTAACCCGCGCAACGAGTACCGTGGCTACTTTAATCCTTATATTTGTTATCAGTATGACAGTGCAAATGATGGCTTTGTTATCCAAGGGTTAGTAGAAACGCCGTTGACGACGCAGGAGTCCATCAATGCCGGAGACACTTTAATCAATGGGGATGCTGATATAAACAACAACGATAATCCTGAAGATGATATTGAGCTTGTTGGTTATTATCACTGTAATGCAGGTTCCGATGAGAATTCGCCAGCTTATAATCCCGATGGGTTGTGGAGTGGGAATTATCTCAATTATATCACCATGTCACGTATGGATTTGGTGCGTTTCCAACTTTATGGCGGGAAAAAACCAGATGATGGCTTTACGATGACCTCACTGCCCTCTTCAGATGCTACTGTTGACCCAGGTCCCAAAAGCCCCTTGGCATTAGAGCGTGCGCAGATTCCGCCTGACAGCCATGGCTGGACAATTGGCTATAATCTAAATTCATCACGCTTTGTTGTTGGAGATGCCAGCGGTGAAATTAACGCAGACCCAGATAACAATCCAGAGAGCGTATGCTACCCTGAAAATCCAACAGAAGCTTATGACATAAATTTAAATCCTGTGCCGAGTTACCAAGAGTGTGACCCTGAAAATCCAGATAATGGTGGTCCATTTACCAAAAAAGTGGATGATGACGGTGTTCCAATTGAAAGCGATAATCTTAATTTGGCATGGGATTTCAGCGATTATGATCCAATTACTCAAGAAGAGTATGAAGCATTATTCCTTAAATTAAGTAATACGTGGCGGTTGTCGCATTTAACACCATTCAAAGACCCAGATGGCACAAATCACACGCTATTTGCGAACGCTACTGTGCGTGCATTTGATAATGCGCAAACTTCAGCGTCGTCTTTGACGGTAGACTTGCCTGATGATCGCAAGCCGACCTTGCGTGTGCTAGCAAATACTTCGCACAACACATGGCAGTGGGGCTCTGTGCCCGCACCGATGCACGAAGCGCGATGTTGGGTTGCCAATGCAGCGGCAGCGGCAGGCAGTGGATACTCTGTTGGTGCGTGTGATGCAGGTGATGGTTTTTTTGATTTTCGTGTCCGCCTCGAAGTTGATTGTGAGCGCGAAAAAGAATTGGTTGTCGGCTTAGTTGGTGCCATCGAAAGTGATATTAATGACATCATAGACGCCGTTCAAGACGCTGAGGAACAGTTACTGAAAGCCGAAGATAAGCTTGAGCATTATGAAGGTGTAAAAGAGGAACTTTGTGGTTCTGATGGGAATATTGACACCGAAGAAGTAGGGACAACTTTACAAGCTTTACAGAACTTAAAAAAAGATTTATTAGAGCAAATTGCCGATAGAGTTTATCAAGACTTAGATGCAACAAAAGGGATTCCAGGTATTCAAGAATATTTAATGCGTGATAATTTAGTCAATGTTGACAAAATTATCAAAACCAACATAGATGTAGGGAATGAAGGCGCTCCTTTTGCTAATACAATTGAAGCAGCGACAACGCCTGGCGGATTTGCGCAGACCGTGTTTGCCGAATTGGATGCTTACAAAGATGCATTGGATTCATTGGGTGTCACAAATTTCGAGTTTCCTGTAGGTACGACAATAAGCTTATCTAGTGTGTTAGATACTACAGAATTTGATACTAGGAAAGAAAAATTAATTACTGAATTAGAAGCCTACCGTTTGCTAGTCAATGCACTAGCCGAGCCTATGACCACGGCAAATATTACAGCGCTAAGAAATGCACAACAAAATTTGATTGATGCACAGACCGAGTTACAAAATTGGTTAAAAAGTGAGTACGATAAACTTGCTGCGGTCACCTTAGAGGATACGCAAGCATATCAGGATTTGCAGGATGCAGAGTCTGATTTGGCGGATGCAGAAACGGCGCTGACGGATGCAGAAACGGCGCTGACGGATGCAGGGGATGCTTTAGGCGCGGCAGAAACTGCGCTGACGGCTGCAGACACTGCTTTAGGCACGGCAGAAACTGCGTTGGCGGATGCAGACACTGCTTTAGGCACGGCAGAAACGACGCTGACGGATGCAGGGGATGCTTTAGGCGCGGCAGAAACTGCGCTGACGGCTGCAGACACTGCTTTAGGCACGGCAGAAACTGCGTTGGCGGATGCAGACACTGCTTTAGGCACGGCAGAAACTGCGCTGACGGATGCAGGAACTGCTTTAGGCACGGCAGAAACGACGCTGACGGATGCAGGAACTGCTTTAGGAACGGCAGAAACGGCGCTGACGGCTGCAGACACTGCTTTAGGCACGGCAGAAACTGCGCTGACGGATGCACAGACAGCCCTTAATAATTTGCCTGCTAGTGCAACGCCAGCAGAGACTGCAGCGGCGCAACAAGCGGTAAATGATGCGCAGGCAGCAAGAGATAATGCGGAGACAGCAAGAGATAATGCGCAGACAGCAAGAGATAATGCACAGACAGCAAGAGATAATGCGGAGACAGCAAGAGATAATGCGCAGACAGCAAGAGATAATGCGCAGACAGCAAGAGATAATGCACAGACAGCAAGAGATAATGCACAGACAGCAAGAGATAATGCGCAGACAGCAAGAGATAATGCACAGACAGCAAGAGATAATGCACAGACAGCAAGAGATAATGCACAGACAGCAAGAGATAATGCACAGACAGCAAGAGATAATGCGCAGACAGCAAGAGATAATGCACAGACAGCAAGAGATAATGCACAGACAGCAAGAGATAATGCGCAGACAGCAAGAGATAATGCGCAGACAGCAAGAGATAATGCGCAGACAGCAAGAGATAATGCGCAGACAGCAAGAGATAATGCACAGGGAGATTTAAACGCTGCTCCTTTACCAACAATCGATGGTGTGGCTATTGGTGATTACTGGACTGATGCGACCAAGGCGCCACAGCAGATGATCACTGCAGGCAATCAAATCGGCACAATACCTGCGCCAGTCGTACCTGGATATACGTTCACGCCCAGCTCGCATACCACAGGAAATTATGTGGAATGTACTTATAATGAAGGGGATAGAGATCTGCCTGAAGTGACTGTACAAGGTCCGCAAGATGGTACTGTCGATCCAGGTGAATGTACACCAGGCAATAGCACTGAAGCAACAACAACGGCCGCAACAGGGGCGCCAGATAGTATTACTGCTTATACTGACCCTGACGAACCTGCTGATAAACGAAAAGAAGCCGTTAATTGGATAAAACAGCTTATCGACCTGCAGGCGATGATTGATGCACAGCAAATCACTTATACTGAACAAGCACTGGCATGCACCGAGGCGACTGATGAGGTGACCGACATCGAAGACTTAATCGATGGCACGAATGAAGGCGGTGATAACTCTGGTAATGATAACTTGCAGAATGACTTTGATTCTGCTGGTGACCAGCTGGATTTAGGGAATGAAAGGTTCCGTAATACGGCTAGACGTGATATTCGTTTCACTCGTGCGTGTGCAGGCAATAATGTGACAGGATTGATTGACCGTTCGGGCTTCCTTTGGGGGCTAATGACAACGAGTTATAGTAACCCAGATCAAGGAGGTGTATTGCGGGTAGAAATTGGCGGGGATAGAGGCAAAATCATAGATACAATCAATAACCTGCGTGTTGCGTCTGAAGCAGGGCGCAATAGGGATAATAGCAGTGTCGATAGTATCGCCTATAACCAAAGTTGTATCACGCCAGGTAGCGCACCGCTAACCAATTGGGAGAATCGTGGTAATTGTCATAATATTGCAGACCCGAATGCCGAGTACTTGTTAGAAGGTCTACGCTACTTTTCTGGTGAAGAAGACTTCCGGGATAAAGCTGGTCAAGCTGGTGTAACTGATCCAGGCGAAGATACTCGAGCAACACCAACCAATGATTTTTATAACAACGGCAATGGCAGTAATACTGTTGATACCGAATACTACGTTGACTTTATGGGTATCAGCGTTGAGCTTCCTGTTGCTGAAGAAGAAAGAAATGGTCAACGCTGGTGGACAAGCGACCCAATCGAGGAATATGGCGCTTGCTCTGAATCGATGCAGCTGGTTTACAATGTAGCGGGAAGCAGTTTTGATAATGACGATATCTTTAATATCGATATTCCAGATCCTCAAGATCCCTATACGACGTGGAATTTAGTTAAAAGCGGAGACTTCGGAAAAACAGCGGTAGCTCAGATTGAAAAAAGTAATGTGTTGATTGGTGCATCAGGTGCAGACTATGTATCATTTAAGTTTAAAAATAAAGACATGCATGGACAATATCGCAAAGGAATATCTAGCGGCGGATCTTATTATGTCGCTGATATAACGAAACATTTCGATGGGTTGAGCGGCGATGTCCATAATGTTTATGAAGATGAAGAGGATGGCGTGCGTGGTGAGCCTTCTGCAGATTGCCAAGGTAGTGCGGGTCAAAATAATGACGGCTGTTCTGAGAATTTGGTTGATCCGCTCGCGGATATTCAGGGCGTGCGTCTCATGGCGGTCGAGGCGCAGCACACGTTGCCACGTATACGTATTCCGAAAAAACCTTTAGAAGAGATGGATTTATCTCAAGCTGACGGAGAAGTTATTGATGAAGAAGGTAATACTGAGAACGCCAAAAACAGTTCTGAATACCGAAAAAATTCTTTATTCAAAGAAGCATTAGCAGATGAATATATTGAGTTTATTCCAGTGGCGCAAACTCAGTTTGGTGGTGATACGTATAACCCAACAAACCGAATTGCGGCATTTGAGATGGTGTATGAATACAATACACGTGAAGGATTTACCAACGACGGTGAGCCACTCATCATCGATGATCAATTCTATAACAAATTTACGGACGAAGGACGTTTGGACTATGATTTCGAAGATACAATTGGCAATCCAACCATCCCACGGTTAGTCTATGATAACTTGCGTTTGCTTGCGCCTAGCAATATGGATGAAAGTATCAACGAAGGTCGTCCTGCCATGCAGTTTATCGTGACCTACAATGAACAAGAGGCAGGCAGTAACTTTGAAGGTAATTTCGTCGTTAAATACACAATACGTGTGAATGCAGATGAAAAGCTTGATGTGATTGTTGAGCCGCTGGCAGCAAGTACTAGCAACAACGTCAAAGCAGGCTACATCATGGCTCATGCAGACACCGAGTCACTTCAGCTCGTTGTTGATAGTAGCACGATGACAACTGCATCAACCGATCCAACACCCGATGATGAAACGGATGTGGTTGATTCGGGTTATGCATTCTTAACGACGGATACAGAGGCATTTTTACGCTCGCCGCTGTGGCATGCGGTTGAAGCAGGTCAGCCAAACCGAAAACAAAACTACTATGTATTGCATAATATTACCCACGAGGGGCTAGACTACATGCTTGATAACATGAATGTCAACACAGTAGCGCCGTCTTCAAACTTCAGCTGTGAAAATGGCAGACGCTATTTACAGTCAAGTACTGCACCAACCAGTGCGGTGACTGGTGAGTTTACTTATTCGTTTACCGCTTGGTTTGACTTTTGCGGGTGGGCAGGTGATCTCCGTGTCTATCGAATTGATGAATACGGGTTTATGCGCGGCGTTCGAAATGGTAATGTATATACCGACGAACCATTTTGGAGTGCAGGAGAATTGCTAAATAAATACTATGGCGCAAGCAGCCATGGTGCGCGAAACGTACAATTTTTATCTCAACCTGAGGATGCTGAAGGCAGTATAATCAGAGGTCCTGCAGCGTTTAGTGCAGGAAATGTGCTGAGCAGTCCATTAATGAAAAATAAGCTACTAACCGATAGAATCCAGTCTGCAGTTTTGGGCGGCGATGATAGTTATGTGAGTTCATTAGCGAATTGGTTGCGTGGAGATGACAGCAACGAGACAGATAAAGGCGGTGCATTTAGACCAAGAAAAGCACTTAGTGGCAGTAATTACAGCGATGCCGAAAACAACATTTTGGGCGATATATATGGCTCGTCTTTGGTCTACGTGGGTGCGCCAACTGACCTTGCGCGCAATAGCCAGCAGCCAGGATACAAGAATTTTTATGATGGCAATAAAAATCGACGAAAAATGGTTTATGTTGGTGCCAATGATGGTATGGTGCATGCCTTTGACGCCTTGACAGGTGAGGAAATTTACGCATTAGTATTGAACTCAACCGCCAATAAAATCAGTCGCATTGCGACGCCTGGCTATGATTGTAATAACCAACGGAGAAGACGATTTGATTTATTTGAGTATAGCGATGCAGACTGTCACAAGTTCCTAGTCGATGGTAAGCAAGTGGCTGCTGATGTCCAAATCAATAATGAGTGGAAAACGGTCCTTGTTGGCACGACAGGTCGTGGTGGCAGGGGATTGTATGCTATCGATATTACGAATCCTGGAGAAATCGGCGATAGTCCTTCTTCACCTAACGGTATCACCGCAATGTGGGAAATCGAAGGCGGTATCCCAGGTACCGACTATGAAAATCTATATTACACCTTCCCAGAGCCGACTATCACGCAATTGTCAGATGGCACATGGGTTGTCGTAATGGCTAATGGTTATGATGATGCTCAAGGCACAGGCGATAGTACCTCTGTTCAAGATGGTGAGGAAGGAAGTGTAGCTTCGCTATTCCTTATTAATATCGAAGATGGTTCGTTGGTAGATGAAATTATCCTTGATCCAGGTCGTGCTATTACTGATAGACCGCAGGGGTTAAGATCAGCGATTACAGCAGGAGAGGCGAATGGTTTGTCAACACCATTAGTGCTTGATTATTTTGTCGGAAGTTCAAATGATATTGGCTCTGATGGTAAGGCAGATACAATTTATGCAGGGGATCTGTACGGTAATCTATACCGCATTGATGTTCGTTTGCCGACCAGCCTAAACCATAGCACTGTCTTTACAACAATGGAAGATGATAGCAAGGTCAGACAGGCGATTACATCGAAACCACTGGCAAAACGGTTTAACTACGCCCCTGAAAGTGGGGATCTACAAAACGGCGTATTAATCTTTGTCGGTACAGGTAAATTCTTAGAGCGTAGTGATGATTTGTCGGGTGTCACAAACAGTTTTTATGCGATTTTCGATGACCCGGCTAGCATTAGTTCTGATACGTTGACACGTGCTAACTTGCTGGAGCGTAAGTTGTCCAAAGACACTTGTCAAGACAGTTCCCGACCGACTAAGGATCCGCTTTGTACGCCAGATAACCCGAAAACCACACAAATAGATGGAGAAGAGGTGTTTGTCTTCGCTGACGAGAGAGAAAAAACGGATTGGCGTGGAACCAATAAAAGCGGTTGGTACATAAACTTGTTTGAACGTGGGGAGCGAATCATCAATAATGGATTTTTCGTGGGCGATCAGGTCTCATTTTATGCGATTACGCCGAGTTTCAGTATTTGTGTTGCAGGCGGGAAAAGCTATGCGTATGTATTTGAGTGGGAGACTGGGCTCACGCCAAACGATGATACCACCTTTGTTACCAGCACCGATAATGCGGTAAACGAGGATGGTAACACAGGGGCCGTGCGTAAATGGATTGCAAATACCATTATCACAAATTACTCGATTGTTCGGACGAATAATGTGGTTCAGTTTTTTGGCTCATCCGCGGGTAAAGATTTAAAGGATGTGGTTAGTAAAGTTGATCCAGAAGAGGTCAATACCCAGCTAGGTAGTGTGTGTACGATCAATAGTAAAGGAGAATGTGTTCTTACTGATGTCGAAGACGCCTATGAAATTGGCCAAACTCCAGGTGGCGGTGGGACGTTAGGCGACCCTAGGGTTGGTGGAGGACTAGCTTGCGATGCGGGGTCTGTATGTCATATGTTGAAAAATCCCGCTGCTGGTCAAGCCAATTGGATTCGTGTCTACAGACCGTAG